One region of Astyanax mexicanus isolate ESR-SI-001 chromosome 15, AstMex3_surface, whole genome shotgun sequence genomic DNA includes:
- the mto1 gene encoding protein MTO1 homolog, mitochondrial isoform X2 has translation MLPVRRLLAQPRFPSFSPARSSSNSSHKRYDVIVVGGGHAGTEAAAAATRIGAETLLITQKIQTIGALSCNPSMGGIGKGHLVKEVDALDGLMGRAGDYAGVHFSILNRRKGPAVWGPRAQLDRSRYKEFIQSELLNMPRLTVIEGSVEGLLVSAADPEQPGKHRVTGVRMADGGDKILCSSVVLTTGTFLSGSLFMGRTTSPGGRMGEAPSCAGLSHSLKEVLGLKLGRLKTGTPPRIIRETVNFSLTQLQLPDPQPTPFSFINTHTHCKPEEQIPCHLTVTTPGVDRVVRESLPVNSHVQQDTKGPRYCPSIESRVLRFPGRQHQVWLEPEGLNSDLIYPQGLSMTMPPEMQLRLIREIPALSQAEIHTPGYGVQYDFVCPTQLFPWLQLKSVQGLFLAGQINGTTGYEEAAAQGLWAGVNAGRTALSLPPLSLSRTESYIGVLIDDLVVHGVTEPYRMFTSRAEFRTSLRPDNADLRLTPKGREEIGCVSQHRYQEAVRVQQGLTEALSTLNSISLSPPCWREKLSDVGISENKSTLISGEEMLLYTDVSFSMLASTFPDLLSPYLEFAERIKIEGKNA, from the exons ATGTTACCAGTACGAAGACTGCTCGCCCAGCCTCGTTTTCCGTCCTTTAGCCCTGCTCGGTCTTCCAGTAACAGCTCCCACAAAAGATATGACGTTATCGTGGTGGGCGGCGGACATGCCGGCACAGAGGCAGCCGCTGCTGCAACCAGGATCGGGGCCGAGACGCTGCTTATCACACAGAAAATCCAAACAATCG GGGCATTGTCATGCAACCCATCAATGGGAGGAATTGGGAAAGGGCATCTAGTAAAGGAGGTGGATGCTCTAGATGGCCTGATGGGACGGGCTGGCGACTATGCCGGGGTTCACTTCAGCATCCTCAACCGTCGGAAGGGGCCAGCTGTGTGGGGCCCTAGAGCGCAGCTTGACCGCAGCCGCTACAAAGAATTCATCCAG TCAGAGTTGTTGAACATGCCGAGATTGACTGTGATCGAGGGATCAGTGGAGGGTCTGCTTGTGTCCGCAGCTGATCCAGAACAGCCAGGAAAGCACAGAGTGACCGGAGTAAGAATGG CTGATGGTGGTGACAAAATTCTCTGCAGTTCTGTTGTTCTCACCACCGGCACGTTCCTCTCCGGCTCTCTCTTCATGGGACGTACCACTTCTCCCGGAGGCAGGATGGGTGAGGCTCCTTCCTGTGCTGGGCTATCCCACAGTCTGAAAGAGGTGCTGGGGTTAAAGCTGGGCCGCCTGAAGACCGGCACGCCCCCTAGGATCATCAGAGAGACGGTCAACTTCTCCCTCACACAGCTTCAGCTGCCTGACCCGCAGCCAACTCCATTCAGCTTCATCAATACGCACACACACTGCAAG CCTGAGGAGCAAATCCCATGTCATCTGACAGTGACCACGCCTGGGGTAGACCGAGTGGTCAGAGAAAGTCTACCCGTGAACTCACACGTACAGCAGGACACAAAAGGACCAAG GTACTGTCCCTCCATTGAGTCGAGGGTGCTGCGCTTTCCGGGCCGACAGCACCAGGTGTGGCTGGAGCCGGAGGGTTTGAACTCTGACCTTATTTACCCTCAAGGTTTATCCATGACCATGCCCCCAGAGATGCAGCTCCGTCTCATCCGAGAGATCCCTGCTCTGTCTCAGGCAGAGATCCACACACCAG GTTATGGGGTGCAGTATGACTTTGTCTGCCCAACACAGCTCTTTCCCTGGCTGCAGCTGAAAAGCGTTCAGGGGCTCTTTCTTGCTGGGCAAATCAATGGGACCACAGGTTATGAGGAGGCAGCAGCACAG GGCCTGTGGGCGGGTGTGAACGCCGGCAGGACCGCCCTCTCTCTgccccctctatctctctcacgaACTGAGAGCTATATCGGTGTCCTAATTGATGACCTGGTGGTGCATGGGGTCACAGAGCCATACCGCATGTTCACCAGCCGAGCTGAATTCAGAACCTCCCTCAGACCAGACAACGCTGACCTTCGCCTGACCCCCAAAG GACGTGAGGAGATTGGCTGTGTGTCCCAGCACCGGTACCAGGAGGCTGTTCGAGTGCAGCAGGGCCTGACTGAGGCTCTCTCCACCCTGAACTCCATCAGCCTGTCACCCCCTTGCTGGAGAGAGAAGCTGAGCGATGTCGGCATCAGTGAGAACAAAAGCACTCTAATCAG TGGAGAGGAGATGCTGCTGTATACAGACGTCTCCTTCAGCATGCTGGCCTCTACTTTCCCAGACCTCCTGTCACCGTATCTGGAATTTGCTGAGAGAATAAAAATTGAAG ggaaaaacgcttag
- the mto1 gene encoding protein MTO1 homolog, mitochondrial isoform X1 → MLPVRRLLAQPRFPSFSPARSSSNSSHKRYDVIVVGGGHAGTEAAAAATRIGAETLLITQKIQTIGALSCNPSMGGIGKGHLVKEVDALDGLMGRAGDYAGVHFSILNRRKGPAVWGPRAQLDRSRYKEFIQSELLNMPRLTVIEGSVEGLLVSAADPEQPGKHRVTGVRMADGGDKILCSSVVLTTGTFLSGSLFMGRTTSPGGRMGEAPSCAGLSHSLKEVLGLKLGRLKTGTPPRIIRETVNFSLTQLQLPDPQPTPFSFINTHTHCKPEEQIPCHLTVTTPGVDRVVRESLPVNSHVQQDTKGPRYCPSIESRVLRFPGRQHQVWLEPEGLNSDLIYPQGLSMTMPPEMQLRLIREIPALSQAEIHTPGYGVQYDFVCPTQLFPWLQLKSVQGLFLAGQINGTTGYEEAAAQGLWAGVNAGRTALSLPPLSLSRTESYIGVLIDDLVVHGVTEPYRMFTSRAEFRTSLRPDNADLRLTPKGREEIGCVSQHRYQEAVRVQQGLTEALSTLNSISLSPPCWREKLSDVGISENKSTLISGEEMLLYTDVSFSMLASTFPDLLSPYLEFAERIKIEAVYRPHCEKQQREMERMREEESLSLPPDFDYFSQQVSLSNEVREILDRARPSTLGAAMRLKGVTPAATVHLLNYVTKTDRKTRGK, encoded by the exons ATGTTACCAGTACGAAGACTGCTCGCCCAGCCTCGTTTTCCGTCCTTTAGCCCTGCTCGGTCTTCCAGTAACAGCTCCCACAAAAGATATGACGTTATCGTGGTGGGCGGCGGACATGCCGGCACAGAGGCAGCCGCTGCTGCAACCAGGATCGGGGCCGAGACGCTGCTTATCACACAGAAAATCCAAACAATCG GGGCATTGTCATGCAACCCATCAATGGGAGGAATTGGGAAAGGGCATCTAGTAAAGGAGGTGGATGCTCTAGATGGCCTGATGGGACGGGCTGGCGACTATGCCGGGGTTCACTTCAGCATCCTCAACCGTCGGAAGGGGCCAGCTGTGTGGGGCCCTAGAGCGCAGCTTGACCGCAGCCGCTACAAAGAATTCATCCAG TCAGAGTTGTTGAACATGCCGAGATTGACTGTGATCGAGGGATCAGTGGAGGGTCTGCTTGTGTCCGCAGCTGATCCAGAACAGCCAGGAAAGCACAGAGTGACCGGAGTAAGAATGG CTGATGGTGGTGACAAAATTCTCTGCAGTTCTGTTGTTCTCACCACCGGCACGTTCCTCTCCGGCTCTCTCTTCATGGGACGTACCACTTCTCCCGGAGGCAGGATGGGTGAGGCTCCTTCCTGTGCTGGGCTATCCCACAGTCTGAAAGAGGTGCTGGGGTTAAAGCTGGGCCGCCTGAAGACCGGCACGCCCCCTAGGATCATCAGAGAGACGGTCAACTTCTCCCTCACACAGCTTCAGCTGCCTGACCCGCAGCCAACTCCATTCAGCTTCATCAATACGCACACACACTGCAAG CCTGAGGAGCAAATCCCATGTCATCTGACAGTGACCACGCCTGGGGTAGACCGAGTGGTCAGAGAAAGTCTACCCGTGAACTCACACGTACAGCAGGACACAAAAGGACCAAG GTACTGTCCCTCCATTGAGTCGAGGGTGCTGCGCTTTCCGGGCCGACAGCACCAGGTGTGGCTGGAGCCGGAGGGTTTGAACTCTGACCTTATTTACCCTCAAGGTTTATCCATGACCATGCCCCCAGAGATGCAGCTCCGTCTCATCCGAGAGATCCCTGCTCTGTCTCAGGCAGAGATCCACACACCAG GTTATGGGGTGCAGTATGACTTTGTCTGCCCAACACAGCTCTTTCCCTGGCTGCAGCTGAAAAGCGTTCAGGGGCTCTTTCTTGCTGGGCAAATCAATGGGACCACAGGTTATGAGGAGGCAGCAGCACAG GGCCTGTGGGCGGGTGTGAACGCCGGCAGGACCGCCCTCTCTCTgccccctctatctctctcacgaACTGAGAGCTATATCGGTGTCCTAATTGATGACCTGGTGGTGCATGGGGTCACAGAGCCATACCGCATGTTCACCAGCCGAGCTGAATTCAGAACCTCCCTCAGACCAGACAACGCTGACCTTCGCCTGACCCCCAAAG GACGTGAGGAGATTGGCTGTGTGTCCCAGCACCGGTACCAGGAGGCTGTTCGAGTGCAGCAGGGCCTGACTGAGGCTCTCTCCACCCTGAACTCCATCAGCCTGTCACCCCCTTGCTGGAGAGAGAAGCTGAGCGATGTCGGCATCAGTGAGAACAAAAGCACTCTAATCAG TGGAGAGGAGATGCTGCTGTATACAGACGTCTCCTTCAGCATGCTGGCCTCTACTTTCCCAGACCTCCTGTCACCGTATCTGGAATTTGCTGAGAGAATAAAAATTGAAG CTGTGTACCGACCTCACTGTGAGAAGCAgcagagggagatggagagaatgCGAGAGGAGGAGAGTCTTTCTTTGCCTCCAGATTTCGACTACTTCTCTCAGCAAGTGTCTCTCTCTAATGAGGTGCGAGAGATACTTGACAGAGCTCGGCCGAGCACG CTGGGAGCGGCCATGCGACTGAAAGGCGTCACTCCGGCAGCCACTGTCCATTTGCTGAACTACGTCACAAAAACAGACCGCAAGACCAGAGGGAAATGA